The following proteins come from a genomic window of Companilactobacillus pabuli:
- a CDS encoding LysR family transcriptional regulator — translation MDITQLQTFVRVSQYGSFTKAGEQSFISGTAVMKQINRLESELNLKLFVRTATGTKLTAEGEKFLPYVNQILSLLDTAIEETRKAGLSGQNIINVGTSILHPADPFMEIWKKITAQMPDYQIRIVQLQEDLRSKNREYAMLGKNCDIIVGTFDNTTLKQSFDAITLGQYDFGIAVRSDNPLAKLSQISFEDLDNQELLSVPMGISEKNDQLRKIIHDKYPTIKIVETTGRYDMNTFNQAVEENIPLITLTPWKRIHPNLVSIPLETDIHVSYGILTTKFPGSKVDDFLLKLSKVLKS, via the coding sequence ATGGATATAACGCAATTACAAACTTTTGTTCGTGTTAGCCAATACGGTAGTTTCACTAAAGCCGGTGAGCAAAGCTTTATTTCGGGAACAGCAGTTATGAAACAAATTAATCGTTTAGAGAGTGAATTAAACCTTAAACTTTTTGTTAGAACCGCCACTGGGACTAAATTAACCGCTGAAGGTGAAAAGTTTCTTCCATATGTAAATCAGATTTTGAGTTTATTGGATACTGCCATCGAAGAGACTAGAAAGGCCGGTCTTTCAGGACAAAATATCATCAACGTTGGGACTTCTATTTTGCACCCGGCCGACCCGTTCATGGAAATTTGGAAAAAAATAACCGCACAAATGCCGGATTATCAGATCCGTATTGTGCAGTTACAAGAAGACTTACGTTCAAAGAATCGTGAATATGCGATGCTAGGAAAAAATTGCGACATAATAGTGGGAACTTTTGATAACACGACTTTAAAACAATCATTTGATGCAATTACTCTGGGCCAGTATGACTTTGGCATTGCCGTTAGAAGTGACAATCCCTTGGCAAAACTTAGTCAAATTAGTTTTGAAGATTTAGATAATCAAGAATTATTGAGTGTTCCTATGGGAATCAGTGAGAAAAACGACCAATTAAGAAAAATCATTCATGATAAATATCCCACTATTAAAATAGTAGAAACTACAGGACGTTATGATATGAATACTTTTAATCAAGCTGTTGAAGAAAACATTCCTTTGATCACTTTAACTCCTTGGAAGAGAATTCATCCTAATCTTGTTTCTATACCACTGGAAACTGATATCCATGTATCCTATGGGATTCTGACAACTAAATTTCCTGGCAGTAAAGTTGATGATTTCTTGTTAAAGCTTTCAAAAGTACTCAAGTCATAA